From one Scyliorhinus torazame isolate Kashiwa2021f chromosome 25, sScyTor2.1, whole genome shotgun sequence genomic stretch:
- the LOC140402492 gene encoding uncharacterized protein: MESVVQSGVTKELRMSEMVELIVETTAEVGATGFRVAGGGKEGIFVKEVLKESRAARALNLKEGDQLLSAKVYFDNAKYEDVMKILQSAEPYKVAFCLKRTVPSADVAISSETGSLELKGPQAKKTKLSVKSISPVKKTKKLMEGKILSKEEADVELDVPVDVEFAFPKFSTFKKLTITSPKDALKGEAGLTHPGVGAELALGEGLVKDKKKKLKFPGLRARESGKAKADVSVKPPEPKGAVTVRLSQVRTKELEGAGVGVKTEAKVPTLNWLTKSKKGKDVPISKAKTELKVSGGAEGQATEGKLVLGIPAKAPKVEIDIGLPKAELDVKGPSVDGDANAKGLGFKLKMPSFGLKDGEAVDITGPKVREAVGEVEGPEGKLKMPQISMPSIDISLPKMKQTEEVDVAPRGVEIVIGSYKAEGLEGKVKELAQKITTIDISAPKVKAPDFDISLPKGKADHTAARVDGKTPDISIEGPEAKLKMPKVSLPEFSISAKSKEGQETEVEGLGVKGPMLEMQKFKVSLPKMKLGEADGSPPKTEARVKVPVSEVQISKAKMDIKGLQLEGPEAKIKLPSVKMPTIDIAAPKVTIPDVQLPAYKGEASSPGIAAGLKTSKVSIGGPKVEGQRPEASSEGFDLKLKMPKVSLPKFDISASGKEAEAKVGGKLEADGEDAKFKGMKMPKFEVSLPKMKHADVEADLCAESDASAPGLGILGKLPSVKMPTIDISVPEMKIPDVHLPAGKAEASAPRVQGSVKTPKVSIGVPKIDSQPGELSPEALALQLKMPKVSLPTFGKSASGKEVAGEVHGPEVDIKGKLPSLKMPTIDISAPEVKLPEMDINVCLPKENAEIADIAVGGDGKVPRASVKPQISQMPGIALTGPDATFQMPKVSLPKFEIAVKDKEAGAEVDVKAGEGLEIGGPDGKVKSAQLKMPKFEVALPKLKPGEVDVSGPTVEANIKSGKRDGKVSKGEADIEAVESSTMKLKLPSMKMPTIDIPALQTEILEVDLSHPSVKSTFAAAGDRGSRSAGVSSEGADAKVKMPKLSLPKFGSKSKEADDSVSKVEGKASSPAAKGKRKGKALGADIKGPSVDPGVDDEKLKGKEVKLKMPKFKMPTFGTSKKYEDGVDISIPGARGPDVDKGISKGKVEVKGAEVEAEGKVKSAFMKTSKFGISAFKSKSVEAEVGLPSETSLPKDPGASGKAPKVAASSKADLTTEGPDIKLKMPSFTMPNIGLLGPKVEAELEVASKTKPGTLDTEREGSGSKLKMPSIPMPSIEISVPQVKQADAEGLLPRPEVDVSEVDLKTYGGDLNIPKVKGQVGVPDSEETQKPPSVKMPSVDISVPRVKAPDVDLGFSVPSVRKAEGAVTLLSSEPEDLEFKLKVPKFGMPKFGLPGSKEKETAADVSASVDYHVEDTEGKGMMFKAKMPKVDISFPKVKQSEVDVDMDASLLEVEEPDTEGKFKMPGFSLPKFSPPKLVAPDVDLDITLSRDKKVALEATGPKTDTQTAGGEFKIKMPQVSLPGFGTSTAETRGTDPDASLPTDKAKSKSKVEMKGSRVEGGVEIEGPEGKIKGGKIKLPKFQISAKVKPEEAAKSDVETEGGRLKLKLPKFGISPKSTQAEADLELEGGEGKVRASKSKMSVLGISLGKDRKGAVEPSTGASGQLEGDHEADGGRKSEKFKIKMPSVTIPTPKVDIDFDRGSPKGQVVSPDREGKADVKGTAGVQTKGELQAPGVSSETSESWFKMPKFTMPDFTIAGTGRMDGDAAVETQVKTSERGIQRSKVEVGIQGAEVDADGKFQMLMAMMPKVGIDLPKDGSGGGGKAEIGAGADAGRVGQDGAGSGEISSTGLFKMPTVEISRPKLGDPSAGVEGSGAEIALRPLEGRRGLWEADADIQLKMPKIELPSFGPSESKDKSQERSGDRSSTGATAGSSASKTKIDLKCPQVEIGARAAELDVSEGRLSKLKGKMSKFGVELPKVPQQEEVTGVVIQSEGRAQGRGGSYTSLKADADFPDAELSGSEGKVKSDKVRKQLFGFPKTSSPKDKGQSKSAGAKGDLGGGTPPEADCSEAKVKTSRVKMPSFGISWSRNKRTEFNGGLEAGAWTNQGEDWGIQMGGRMSPAAEESGDADSKMKLKLPKISLVPVEMPRVDFSLSGPGSAVTVQPGGPAGLRVNGDREVAGSQGVIGKIKLPKVEFSSPYHKVRDSEQGLQLVKTEASPSRDDAGPLPSSGQSFHTSPPTVNGGDVRGAKVKGPKITFSAFGKNRAAEEEGPEASNLVTSCARTELALLESGGDAGHSKSKSIVGKFKGMYSASALSDSGKEPKLKGGQGEGKDEWEIKDKSAKFKLPKFSLGPKPKVLEPSSAEYHNNIVSELQDEEPAARHFQFQMPRVAFTTVYHEEHGSQEKIFVGEGSATAPKGRKQAKAQTLTDKSTSI; the protein is encoded by the exons GAGATCAGCTCCTCAGTGCCAAAGTCTACTTTGACAATGCCAAGTATGAAGATGTGATGAAGATTCTCCAGAGTGCGGAGCCGTACAAAGTTGCCTTCTGCCTCAAGCGGACTGTGCCCAGTGCCGACGTGGCCATTTCCTCAGAGACCGGGAGCCTCGAGCTGAAAGGGCCACAAGCCAAAAAGACTAAATTG AGTGTCAAGAGCATCTCGCCTGTCAAAAAGACAAAGAAGTTAATGGAGGGGAAGATCCTCAGCAAGGAGGAGGCCGATGTGGAACTGGATGTGCCGGTAGACGTGGAGTTTGCGTTTCCTAAATTCTCCACGTTTAAGAAGCTGACCATTACTTCCCCCAAGGACGCTTTGAAAGGTGAGGCCGGGTTGACGCATCCAGGGGTCGGAGCTGAACTCGCCTTGGGAGAGGGGCTGGTGAAAGACAAGAAGAAGAAACTCAAGTTCCCGGGACTTCGGGCAAGGGAGTCGGGGAAGGCCAAGGCCGACGTCAGCGTGAAACCTCCCGAGCCTAAAGGCGCCGTGACAGTGAGGCTGTCACAGGTCAGGACAAAAGAACTCGAAGGAGCTGGGGTTGGAGTAAAAACCGAAGCCAAGGTGCCAACTCTTAATTGGCTGACTAAATCTAAAAAAGGGAAAGATGTCCCCATTTCTAAAGCTAAAACTGAACTCAAGGTGTCTGGTGGAGCTGAAGGACAAGCCACTGAGGGAAAATTGGTTCTTGGGATCCCAGCAAAAGCCCCTAAGGTTGAAATAGATATTGGTCTACCGAAAGCTGAACTCGATGTCAAAGGCCCATCAGTTGACGGTGACGCGAATGCCAAAGGACTTGGCTTTAAGCTGAAGATGCCATCATTTGGGCTAAAGGATGGCGAGGCGGTCGATATAACAGGCCCAAAAGTCAGAGAAGCAGTCGGTGAGGTGGAAGGCCCAGAGGGCAAGCTGAAGATGCCTCAAATATCGATGCCCAGCATTGACATTTCTTTACCAAAAATGAAACAAACAGAAGAAGTAGATGTGGCTCCTCGAGGTGTCGAGATTGTTATCGGTAGTTACAAAGCAGAAGGCCTGGAAGGAAAAGTTAAAGAACTTGCACAGAAAATCACGACAATTGATATTTCAGCCCCCAAGGTTAAGGCGCCAGATTTTGATATCAGCCTACCAAAGGGCAAGGCTGACCATACAGCAGCAAGAGTTGATGGCAAGACCCCTGACATTAGCATTGAAGGGCCCGAGGCCAAATTGAAGATGCCAAAAGTCTCACTCCCAGAATTCAGCATCTCTGCCAAGAGCAAAGAAGGCCAGGAAACGGAAGTCGAAGGTCTGGGTGTGAAAGGCCCGATGTTAGAGATGCAAAAATTCAAGGTCTCTCTGCCCAAAATGAAGCTAGGAGAGGCTGATGGCTCCCCACCAAAGACTGAAGCACGAGTAAAGGTTCCTGTGTCCGAGGTACAGATCTCCAAAGCCAAAATGGATATCAAGGGCCTCCAACTGGAAGGACCTGAAGCAAAGATTAAACTGCCCTCGGTGAAAATGCCAACCATTGATATTGCAGCCCCCAAGGTAACAATTCCAGATGTTCAGCTTCCTGCTTATAAAGGAGAGGCCTCTTCCCCCGGGATTGCAGCAGGCCTGAAAACATCAAAAGTCAGCATTGGCGGGCCAAAGGTCGAGGGTCAAAGACCTGAAGCAAGTTCCGAGGGATTTGATCTGAAGTTGAAAATGCCAAAAGTATCACTGCCAAAGTTTGATATCTCGGCCAGCGGCAAGGAGGCTGAGGCAAAGGTGGGCGGAAAACTGGAGGCAGATGGCGAAGATGCCAAGTTCAAAGGAATGAAGATGCCCAAATTTGAAGTGTCTCTACCCAAAATGAAACATGCGGACGTTGAGGCAGATCTTTGCGCTGAATCCGACGCGAGTGCCCCTGGCCTTGGTATCCTAGGAAAACTGCCATCAGTCAAAATGCCAACAATTGACATTTCAGTGCCTGAAATGAAGATCCCTGATGTTCACCTTCCGGCGGGTAAGGCAGAGGCCTCAGCACCCCGTGTCCAAGGTAGTGTCAAGACTCCGAAAGTCAGCATTGGAGTGCCGAAGATTGACAGTCAACCAGGCGAACTGAGTCCGGAGGCACTCGCTCTGCAGCTGAAAATGCCAAAGGTGTCACTGCCGACATTTGGGAAATCAGCCAGCGGTAAAGAGGTGGCAGGGGAAGTACACGGCCCTGAGGTTGATATTAAGGGAAAACTCCCATCACTTAAAATGCCAACAATTGATATCTCAGCGCCCGAGGTAAAACTACCAGAGATGGATATTAATGTGTGCCTTCCGAAAGAGAATGCAGAAATTGCTGACATAGCTGTCGGAGGGGATGGCAAGGTTCCCCGCGCCAGCGTTAAACCACAGATTAGCCAGATGCCAGGAATTGCCCTGACAGGTCCTGATGCCACGTTTCAAATGCCAAAGGTGTCACTTCCAAAGTTTGAGATTGCAGTGAAGGACAAAGAGGCTGGCGCAGAGGTTGATGTGAAAGCAGGTGAAGGATTGGAAATTGGAGGCCCAGATGGCAAGGTGAAAAGTGCTCAGCTTAAAATGCCCAAATTCGAAGTCGCTCTTCCAAAGCTGAAACCGGGTGAAGTTGATGTATCCGGCCCAACGGTCGAGGCCAACATCAAGAGCGGCAAACGCGACGGAAAAGTCTCAAAGGGGGAGGCTGATATAGAAGCGGTTGAAAGCTCAACGATGAAGCTGAAACTACCTTCAATGAAAATGCCCACAATCGACATTCCTGCGCTTCAGACAGAGATCCTGGAGGTCGATCTCAGCCATCCTTCAGTTAAATCGACTTTCGCCGCTGCAGGTGATAGAGGTAGCCGTTCAGCAGGAGTAAGCAGTGAAGGCGCTGACGCCAAGGTGAAAATGCCCAAACTCTCGCTGCCAAAGTTTGGTTCGAAGAGTAAAGAGGCCGATGACAGCGTGTCAAAGGTTGAAGGAAAGGCGTCCTCTCCGGCAGCAAAGGGAAAAAGGAAAGGGAAAGCCCTCGGTGCTGACATCAAAGGGCCATCTGTCGACCCAGGTGTTGATGACGAAAAACTGAAAGGGAAAGAAGTCAAACTCAAGATGCCCAAGTTCAAGATGCCGACATTTGGAACTTCCAAGAAATATGAAGATGGTGTTGACATCTCCATTCCTGGTGCAAGAGGCCCTGACGTCGATAAAGGCATTTCGAAAGGTAAGGTTGAAGTTAAAGGAGCAGAAGTTGAAGCAGAGGGAAAAGTAAAGTCAGCCTTTATGAAAACGTCCAAGTTTGGGATATCGGCATTTAAAAGCAAGTCCGTTGAAGCTGAAGTGGGTCTTCCTTCAGAGACCAGTTTACCAAAGGACCCTGGTGCCAGTGGGAAAGCACCAAAGGTGGCCGCCAGCAGCAAGGCCGACCTGACCACTGAAGGACCTGACATCAAACTGAAGATGCCTTCTTTCACAATGCCCAACATTGGTCTCTTAGGACCGAAAGTAGAAGCAGAGCTGGAAGTAGCCTCCAAAACCAAACCTGGCACTTTAGATACTGAACGAGAAGGTTCCGGCAGCAAGTTGAAAATGCCAAGTATACCGATGCCATCCATCGAGATTTCGGTGCCTCAGGTAAAGCAGGCAGATGCCGAGGGCCTGTTGCCCAGGCCGGAGGTCGATGTTTCAGAAGTCGACCTGAAAACCTACGGGGGGGATTTGAATATTCCGAAAGTGAAAGGCCAGGTGGGTGTGCCCGATTCGGAGGAGACACAGAAGCCCCCCTCGGTGAAAATGCCATCGGTTGACATTTCTGTGCCCCGAGTGAAGGCTCCAGATGTTGATCTCGGTTTCTCTGTCCCCTCTGTACGAAAGGCTGAGGGCGCGGTGACTTTGTTAAGCTCCGAACCCGAAGACTTAGAGTTCAAGCTAAAGGTGCCCAAGTTCGGAATGCCCAAGTTTGGTTTGCCTGGGTCAAAGGAGAAGGAGACTGCCGCCGATGTTTCGGCATCTGTGGATTATCATGTGGAGGACACTGAAGGCAAGGGGATGATGTTCAAAGCAAAGATGCCAAAAGTCGACATTTCTTTCCCCAAAGTTAAACAATCCGAAGTTGACGTCGATATGGATGCCTCTCTACTTGAAGTTGAGGAACCTGACACAGAAGGAAAATTTAAAATGCCAGGCTTTTCTCTGCCAAAGTTCTCACCACCCAAACTGGTGGCTCCAGATGTTGACCTGGACATCACTTTGTCCAGAGACAAAAAGGTGGCCCTTGAGGCAACAGGCCCCAAAACTGACACTCAAACTGCAGGAGGGGAATTCAAAATAAAGATGCCGCAGGTTTCTCTGCCTGGTTTCGGCACTTCCACCGCGGAGACAAGGGGCACTGACCCAGATGCCAGTCTGCCAACAGACAAAGCGAAATCAAAGTCCAAAGTGGAAATGAAAGGCTcccgggtggagggaggggtggagattGAAGGTCCAGAGGGCAAAATCAAAGGGGGCAAAATCAAGTTGCCCAAGTTTCAGATCAGCGCAAAAGTCAAGCCTGAAGAGGCAGCTAAATCCGACGTGGAAACAGAGGGGGGGAGATTGAAGCTGAAACTGCCAAAATTTGGGATTTCGCCAAAATCCACCCAGGCGGAAGCCGATTTGGagctggagggcggggaggggaaggTCAGAGCATCCAAATCCAAAATGTCCGTGCTTGGGATTTCGCTGGGGAAAGACCGCAAGGGGGCAGTGGAACCCAGCACGGGAGCGTCTGGGCAGCTCGAGGGGGACCATGAGGCAGATGGCGGCAGAAAGTCAGAAAAGTTCAAGATTAAGATGCCATCAGTCACCATTCCCACACCAAAAGTGGACATTGATTTCGACAGGGGTTCACCCAAAGGTCAGGTCGTCTCTCCTGACCGAGAAGGCAAAGCTGACGTGAAAGGGACAGCAGGAGTACAGACAAAAGGTGAGCTTCAGGCCCCAGGTGTAAGCTCGGAGACTTCCGAATCCTGGTTCAAAATGCCTAAATTTACCATGCCTGATTTTACCATCGCCGGgactggcaggatggatggcgacGCTGCGGTGGAAACGCAGGTGAAGACGTCAGAAAGGGGCATCCAAAGGTCGAAAGTTGAGGTCGGTATTCAGGGTGCAGAGGTGGACGCAGATGGCAAGTTCCAAATGCTGATGGCGATGATGCCCAAAGTTGGGATTGACTTGCCCAAAGATGGCTCAGGTGGAGGGGGAAAAGCTGAGATCGGAGCAGGTGCAGATGCTGGACGGGTCGGTCAAGACGGCGCGGGTTCAGGAGAAATATCCTCAACGGGGCTGTTTAAAATGCCCACCGTTGAAATTTCAAGGCCCAAGCTGGGAGACCCATCAGCCGGGGTGGAAGGAAGTGGCGCTGAAATTGCCCTGCGACCACTGGAGGGCAGGAGGGGTCTTTGGGAGGCCGATGCTGACATTCAGTTGAAGATGCCCAAGATCGAGCTCCCCTCATTCGGCCCTTCCGAGTCCAAGGACAAAAGCCAAGAGCGATCAGGAGATAGAAGCAGTACAGGGGCCACTGCGGGCAGTTCAGCATCAAAAACTAAAATAGACCTCAAATGTCCACAGGTGGAGATTGGCGCCAGGGCAGCAGAGCTGGATGTGTCAGAGGGTCGGCTCAGCAAGCTGAAAGGGAAAATGTCAAAGTTTGGTGTGGAACTGCCAAAGGTCCCTCAGCAGGAGGAGGTCACTGGTGTGGTCATCCAGAGTGAAGGCCGAGCACAGGGCAGGGGTGGCAGCTACACGTCGCTCAAGGCCGACGCTGACTTTCCTGATGCAGAGCTGTCGGGGTCTGAGGGCAAGGTGAAAAGCGACAAAGTTAGAAAGCAGCTGTTTGGCTTTCCAAAGACATCTTCGCCCAAGGACAAAGGGCAGAGCAAATCCGCAGGCGCAAAGGGAGACCTGGGCGGGGGAACGCCACCGGAGGCTGACTGTTCAGAGGCCAAAGTGAAAACGTCCAGGGTCAAGATGCCCAGCTTCGGAATCTCTTGGTCGAGAAATAAAAGGACAGAGTTTAATGGGGGCTTGGAGGCGGGTGCATGGACGAATCAAGGAGAGGACTGGGGGATTCAGATGGGCGGGAGAATGAGTCCGGCAGCTGAGGAGAGTGGGGACGCGGACAGCAAAATGAAATTGAAGCTGCCCAAGATTAGTTTGGTGCCCGTTGAAATGCCCAGAGTGGACTTCAGCTTGAGTGGGCCGGGTTCAGCAGTGACGGTGCAGCCAGGGGGCCCGGCGGGGCTCCGGGTGAACGGAGACAGGGAGGTGGCTGGGAGCCAAGGGGTGATTGGGAAAATCAAGCTCCCTAAAGTGGAGTTTTCCTCACCCTACCACAAGGTCAGAGACAGCGAGCAGGGTCTGCAGCTGGTCAAAACGGAGGCGTCGCCGTCGAGGGACGACGCCGGCCCCCTGCCCAGCTCTGGCCAGTCCTTTCACACCTCGCCCCCCACAGTCAATGGAGGGGACGTGAGGGGCGCCAAGGTCAAGGGGCCGAAAATCACCTTCTCAGCTTTCGGAAAGAACAGGGCGGCAGAGGAGGAGGGCCCGGAGGCATCAAACCTGGTGACATCGTGTGCCCGTACTGAGCTGGCACTGCTGGAGTCCGGAGGGGACGCCGGGCACAGCAAGTCCAAATCCATAGTGGGCAAGTTCAAAGGAATGTATTCTGCCTCAGCTCTGTCTGACTCGGGCAAGGAGCCCAAACTGAAGGGCGGCCAAGGTGAGGGGAAAGACGAGTGGGAAATCAAGGACAAGTCCGCCAAGTTCAAACTGCCCAAGTTCTCTCTGGGCCCCAAGCCCAAGGTGCTGGAACCCAGCTCCGCCGAGTACCACAACAACATTGTCTCGGAGCTGCAGGACGAGGAGCCTGCCGCACGGCACTTTCAATTCCAAATGCCCCGGGTGGCCTTTACCACCGTCTACCACGAGGAGCACGGTTCCCAGGAGAAAATCTTCGTCGGGGAAGGCTCTGCCACGGCGCCCAAGGGCAGGAAGCAGGCGAAAGCCCAAACCCTGACCGACAAATCGACCAGCATTTAG